TGATGTTGGATGAATAGGTATCTTTTTGTTAAGTAGATGATTCCTGTAAGGTCATTTTctggttttttcttcttttagtaaCTGTGATTCTTATTTGACCTAGACACCATGCATTCTTGAATGTCCATGGAAAGATGCATATAAACTGAATCTAGAAGCATTTTGCTCCCATAAACATAAATAGCATAACAGATGACTCCTTAGTGCAGTGTTATTATGGGTTATTGCTTCATGGGCGAAGAGAAGTGTGTGTTTCACAAAGTGATCCCAATGAGAAGATGTCTATTCTTCAAATCTTATCTTTGAGGAGGTGGATTAATATCAACATTATTGTGTAGTGAATGCTAAAATTAGTTATTTTAGTTGAAATTTGATTAATTTTAATACTAGATTCATATGCGTTTGGTATTTTTAACCTTCCATGAATTGTGCACTTCACGTCAAAGAAGCGTGCGCTTCACTTCTCTCTCTTCACTTCCAGTTTCATGAGCCTTGTCTTTTTTGTGCACATTTCGTTTTTGAAGCACCACCTTAGTGCACCATTCAGTTAAAACAAGTCTAATTCATGTCTCTAACAAAATGCACCTAAGgatgtggcctagtggtcaatgaagtgggaaGAGATGGTTGGAGGTAGCAGGTACCcggtggaatagtcgaggtgcgTGCAAGTTTGTCCGGACACCACCgttatatgtaaaaaaaaataattctctaATGAAATGCCCAGGTGGAGCATGAGATACATCTACGATTAAACAGAAAATCTTTTAACTTTACAATATGCAACCTCTTTCATGCTTGCTTCATTTTTGGTGAATTTAACATTTCCTCTATGTGTTCAGGAGGGAAAGTTGAATATATGTAATCCTTCTTGTTGCTGTCAATTATTTAGATGAGAACCCATTCCTAATTATATCATTTTTTACACATATTCTCTGTTTTGGTGCATGTTAAACTGTTCTAAATTTAAGAATAATGAGTTATATCTTGCAGGTCATTTTGATTGTCTGGTTACTTGTGAATTTTTGTTTGATGGCAGTTAAAAAGTATCACTAAGTGGTGCTTAAACAGAGGGGCAAGCGAACTCTTTTTTGAAATAGTTGCATTTTTGTATAATTAGAACACTGTTATTTGTACACCAGTCAATGTTCAATCTAATGAAGGTGTATGTTTCAATGATGATAAGCTCAAGGTCGAACAATAAAAAATTTCTCATCGTCTAGTTTGGATAGTGGCACTCTGTTTCTAGACAATTAAAACAGGATTTTGGATAAAGGAGCATGGTTTCTTGTTTTCCTGTAAGTTTTTAAAGCAGACATTCAATGATGCATAGAGGTTGTAGATACTTAAGGGAGACTGatgcttttttctttttcttttatgaatttaatttgtgatttattCCAGCAGGAAAGTACCACTATATTAGATGCTAGAGTTTGAAAATGTCATATGGGTTTATCCAGATAGATTTTTCTGTTACTAGCATAATGATTATTTCCTTGACACACACACAAATAACAACTACACCTCAATCCTAGCAAGTTGGGGTCGGCGATATGAATCCTCATCCCTTTCATTTAGCTCAACTCATCATCATTattaccaaaataaaataaaactaaaagtaaaaaaagataaatatatataaataatagtaataataataatgataatgataatataaGTTCTCTGTCAAGTCTAAAACCTATTCTCAACTAGTAGGTGTCACCTATAtggatttttcttttccattGTGGTCTTTAGCTAAGTCAACACTGGTTTCTAGGATTTGTAGGTCTTTCGAGACAACTTCCTTCCATATGATTTTACGTCTATCCCATCCCATTTTCACACCGTCTATCCCATCCCATTTTCACACCTTCCCCTGCTATTGTTTTACACCTGTGGACCAGTGCATCTGTAGGTCGACACAGGACTTGACCAAACCATCTCAAGTGACCTCTCATTTTATCCTTAATATGTGCTACTTGCACCTTCTGAAAAATGTGatcattttttttcttatctAATATTGTATTACCGCACATACGTCTTAGCATTCGTATTTCTACAACACTCATCTTGTAGATATGTTTGAACTTTAGCAGCCCAACATTCACTACCATATAAGTTAGTCGGTCCAATAGTTGTTCTATAGAACTTACGTTTCACCTTGGTAGGCATCTTTCTATTACATAACATCCCGGTAGCACGTCTCCATTTCAACCATCTGATTTTAATCCTATGAGTAGCATTCATCTATTTAATCCTTTCTCTTGAAATAACGAGCCTAGATATCTAAAGTTTCTTGGCACTACAGTTCTATCTAGTCTCACCTCAACTCTCTTTTCATGCTGACTAACCTTGCAGTGCATGTACTCAGTCTTACATCTACGTAGCTTAAAACCCTTACTCTCTAAGGTGTTTCTCCATAGCTCAAGCTTTCGGTGGACACCCTCGCTAGTTTCGTCACTTATTACAATCAGTAAATAGCATGCCCCATGGGATCTCATCTTGTATTTTGTGGGTTAGCTCATCCATAACTAGGGTAAATAAGTAGGGGCTCAATGCAGATCCTTGGTGTAAATCCATTGTTATGGGAAACGGTGTAAACCCACTGTTCTGGGAAACACCTTTGTATCTCCTACTACTATTTTGACGCTAGTGACAACTCCTTCATATATGACATTTATATATTTAATACGAATTTCTTTCTTCTCCTTCACCCATCAAAGAACTTTCTGTGGTACTCAATCATATGCTTCTCTAGGTCAATGAATACCATGTGTAGATCTTTCTTCCTTTCGCAATAAATTTCCATCAATCTTCTTAGCACTCTTGTCGTGTTCCTAAATCTACGCACTATTACTCTTTCCCGGAGTTTCATCGTATGACTCCTTGAGTTTAATGCCACGATAGTTTGCACAACTTTGAATATCTCCTTCTTTTACTTTCCATCTCCATACATTCTCTTTGGACATGACCTTCCTTTGCCAAGCAAGTGTCTaaattttgtcaaaattttgTTGTGATAAGAGCTAATGGTTTTGGCTTGTTGTCAATTGGGTGTCATTATATTCTTTCATGTTTTCAGCTGTTTGAGCAAGTATTGCCCTTCTCTCTCCTCCTCTTTTCTTCCTGGAAGTAATCAGGAAGTATGGGAAGAGAAAGCACATCTCAGTCACTTCTGAAAATGGTTAAATACAAGTTgtttttgagtcctaagatgtgGAGAGCACTAGTGCAAGATGTGGCTTTGCGAGATGGCACTAGTCATGCAAGATGTGGCTTTGCGAGATGCAACTCATCAACTGTGCATTCAGGGACATTTTATTAGTTTAGGTTAATGTGGAAAAATTGTTTAGATATTGGTGCCTTTGGGATGCCTTCCTTGTATAAAAAGTTGTAAAAACAAAATTTATTTGATCAGAATTTAACCAAGAAGCTCTATAGGCATCAGTCTAGAGAAAAATTTAATTAGTAgagtttgttttatgctattTAGCACATCATTCTAGACCTGATATGCATGTGATGGTGAAATAGGGGGAACTTGTTCCACAAAAGCAGGTGTAATCTACGTTAAGGATTTGTCTTTGTTTAAGGAGGAACCCTCTGTTCTATCAATGGGAAAGGTCACTACGTGTCCCTTGATAAAGAATCCTAGAAAGAGTTGTGAAGACTCTTGACAGTCCCATGAAGATCTGTGTTATTGTCCAGGACAAGTGAGATCCTTTGAGATGCATTGATTGGGGTAAAATGGTAGCTTTGGATATGAACTTCCCTTTGAGATCCTTTGAGATGCATTGACTGGGGTAAAATGGTAGCTTTGGATATGAACTTCCCTTTCATATTCTTTTTGGTTAGATCCTGAAATCTAGTGCAAATGCATTTGGAAGTTGAGATTTTTATCTTCTGCTTCTTATTTACTGTTTCAAAAAAAGAGAGGGAGAGATCTTTATCTTCTGGTACATATGGGCATGACGCTGATTCATATGTTGTGGTCAATTTGCAAATTTTCTTTTGTTGCGCTTGTTATCCTGCTATTTGCAGACATGCCCCCTTTGTTGTTACTTGTTTGAAGGTAAATGGTATAGTGTGTTCTACCACCACCCTCTGATGCTCTACCttcaccaggtcttggcacacacattagtagaatttGGCGTCTTATTGTTTTTTAGTTGGACTTGAAAGTCATACACTGAAAAGTATGGTCTTCTACCACCATCTGATGCTCTACCTTGTCCAGTTTCAACTGAAGCTCTGCTTTCAAATATTACAATGTGCAATGTTTTTTAGTTGGACTTAAAAGTCATACACTGAAAAATAGTTTTGGAGACTTGAAACAATCAAATCTAGTGATATTACTTTTATTTGGTATGCCGGCGAAGTGAAACCCACCCTGGAAAGTGGTCCTAGAATGTCAGTAGAAGTATTACGAAATATTCAGTTGTTTGACTATGGTGATTTAAAGCCCACCCCGGAAAGAGGTCTCAGAACGTTGGTAGAAATGCTGAGAAATTTCAGTTGTCTGACTATGGTGATTTGAAATCCACAAAGAGGTTTCAGAACGTCGGTAGAAGTGTTGAGAAATATTCAGTTGTCTGACTATGGTGATTTCATTGTCAGATTAGCTCTCAAAGCCTGAACCTTCGAATATAAAGTGGTGTTTCGcgtaaattctctactttttgatGAAGTTgtgtaaattctctactttttggtacACTTCTTGTATATGTTGTTTCTCCTACAATGTCAATAAAATAGTACTTTCTTCAAGATTAAAATAAAGTTGTATTTTATGCTATAATTGCTTGTTACATATCTGTAGCTCCGAGAGCTTGAGAGAGGAGTTGATATTCTTGTGGCAACTCCTGGAAGACTGGTTGATTTACTTGAGAGAGCAAAAGTTTCATTACAGATGATTAGATATTTAGCTCTTGATGAGGCAGATCGTATGCTGGACATGGGATTCGAACCTCAAATCAGAAGGATAGTGGAGCAAATGGATATGCCTCGACCTGGTGAAAGGCAGACTATGCTGTTCAGTGCCACATTCCCAAAGGAGATTCAGGTTTTTCTTGTAGTCACTAGGGCTGTTTTCAATCATCAACGTTATCATTTGTTACTGTAGTGTTTGCTACTTACATTTTCTTTTGGAATTACGCACATATCATCTTAAAGCATGGTTTGGGCTTCTTTGTACTTTTACTAAATTTTCCaacgttttctttttctttctccaacCCGCTCCCCCATCCAATTCCTTGCTTGCTGAATTCTAATATAccaatttttcttcttattgCTTGGTACACTATGCCACCTTTCTTTTTGCAATTGCAGAAATCTGCCTTGCAAAATGTTGAGTTGGCAGTGAGTAAAATCTTCCGAGCAGTCATAGTCTTGTTTTATATGACTTTAACCCTCCCCTTTTTTGTGTGGAATGCAGAGACTGGCATCTGATTTTCTTGCAAACTACATATTTTTGGCAGTTGGACGGGTTGGTTCTAGTACCGATTTGATTCTTCAGCGAGTTGAATTTGTTCATGATGGTGATAAGAGAAGCCATCTTATGGACCTACTTCATGCACAGATGGCTAATGGGGTTCATGGCAAGGTAGCATGTTACACTAGCTCTCTCTTGCTTTAACAGTTATTTTCATCTACTTTGATCATAGTTGAGGCACTTCAAGCAGCTGACTGAATAGGGAAGAAatcaggacttctaatcctagGAACATAGCAGAGAATTGAGAATGTTGGCGTTCTACTTTTCCTGTGTGTACAGGCACTAGCATAAAACTTCTATGCCTggtcacttttttttttgttaataaagTTCTCTACCTGGTAACTATTGGCTGCTCATTCTATCCATGATTGGTTTTGTTGGTTTACATACTATAGATGTGAATGCTGAATTTCCTAGATTGGAGTCTTCATAGATTTTCATTCTGCATGAATTTAATTTTACCGGTTTTGCAATTGCTGTTCTCTCTTTAAATGCTTAAGTGTCTTCCACTGACATGATTGCATCCTCTCTATTTGCTGCTGCTCCGTTGAACATAGATTCTGTTGTATTGTAAAATTTATAGATAGTGGAACACAAAGTGGAGTCTTTAAGCTAAATTAACTGGCAATTTGACTGTGTCATTGTTTTCTGCAGCAAGCTCTAACTTTGGTATTTGTCGAAACAAAGAAGGGTGCTGATGCATTGGAGCATTGGCTGTGTATTAATGGGTTTCCTGCAACTGCCATTCATGGTGATAGGACTCAACAGGTAGGCGAGATCTAGGTATTGTTAGGTAGATCAAAACAATTTCATCTTCGATCTTCTAATATGACCTTTTGGCGCTTCCACTACTACAGTGATTAAATGGTGCCATATCTTGCTATCAGTGCTTGAATTTCAATACTGTCTGtttaacataataataaagaTGAGGTGATCCAATATTCTCGTCTGCTTTTACAGATGCATGTATGCATGTGAGTATAAAAAGCATCGAAATGTGTGCATGAAGCATGTGTACCTTTAGCTGTAGAAGCATAGTGATTTGTATAATATGTTGAGGAAAAGGGGCATTCGTGCACGTGACACATGTACCTGATACTTCTAATTCAGTTTGGTTTTTGTGTTGCACCAACTGTTACTTACATACACTATTTTGCAGCTTCATAGTCAACATTACCTGTGGGTTTATTTTACAGGAAAGGGAGCAAGCGTTAAGAACATTCAAAAGAGGGGATACTCCAATTTTAGTTGCGACAGATGTGGCTGCCCGAGGCCTTGATATCCCTCATGTTTCTCATGTTATCAATTTTGACCTTCCTAATGACATTGATGATTACGTGCACCGAATAGGCAGGACAGGTCGTGCAGGCAAGTCAGGATTAGCAACTGCTTTCTTTAATGAAGGTAATCTTTCAATGGCCAAACCGCTAGCTGACCTGATGCAAGAAGCTAATCAGGAGGTACCTGAATGGCTGACTCGTTATGCTAGCCGTTCATACGGAGGAGGTAGAAACAGGCGGTCTGGCGGAGGCCGTTTTGGTGGGCGTGACTTCAGGAGGGATACCTCTTACAATAGAAGTGGTGGAGGTGGTGTGAGTTACTATGATGGAGGTAACAGCAGTGGTGGTTATGGCAATTATAGCGGGGGATATGGTCCTGGAGTAACTAGTGCTTGGGACTAGCTTCTCAAACTTATGATACCTATATTTTCCTGCAGTTGTATATTACTCATCAACAAATTTGGATTTATGATATTTTTCAGTGCGAAAACGGGGTTGAGTTCTTGTTGTTTTGTGGTCCTATAGGGGACAACTGCAAGATTGTTATGGTAGTAGTTAGATTGGCAATTGGAGACCACTGACAGCTTTGTCCAACAGTTCAATGATGCCTTTGTTTTAATATATACTATTTCCCGAATTATATTCTTGAATGCATATCAAAGGTTTATTGTATTTTCAGCAAAGTGAGATATTAGACGCCTCAATCTTTTGAAGGTTACTTCATTTTAGTTGTATCTTTCTTCCTTAGGGAAGTGGAAATTGGAAAGAAGGCTCATACGGACATTGACTACTATTTGTTTGTAATACTGATTGTTGACAGTCGAAATGGATTGCATGCAGGATCACAAGTGTTGGCATTGAACGAGCCTGTCTTCATTTTGTTTGTCAATGTTCCATGAGAAATGCAAATGAAGCAATGCGTCTATGAATGGCCTCTACGTCTGGTGATGAATCTTAGGATGTGTCTAGGTGTGACAGAGGTCGTGTTTGATTACAAAGAAAACTTTTTTCCTGAAAAATGACATCTCACAATGGAGTGCATGTAGCAACTAAGGTGAATCCCCTATGGAAAAGGGAGCGGTCCTTTGCTTTATATTACAACTAGTGGGAGGTAGCAAGAaccttataatttttttattaaacataattttttttttgtttacatGTCATGAAACAAAGCTGGAAGAAATCTATACAATTTGATTCAAAATGTTTCAAAACTAATAATACAAATTGATTACCTTTTAAGCTACATCACAGTCAAATTGAAATGAAACTAATCAAAAATATACAATGTGGATGTACTTTTTGTTGCTGCAATTACACCAGCTTCCTGATAGTTGTGTTCTTAGGAAGCAGAATGTTTTTGTCTTATGGCAGAGACAACAAGCTAATCTGAAAAATACAGAAGTAAAAAATGTCTTAGCACATGTATGTAATACAAATTATCAGAATggaaaaagtagaaccatcagGTAACATTCTGATATATTAACTGTATTTTTCagtagtttctttttttttttttgcttcattTTTTCTTGTTGGGCAAGAGGATAACTGCATATAATGCCGTGATCTAATAAAATAGAGTTACCTATTTCAACTTCTAGGAACAATGGCTTCACTGTTAGTAGATGAAAGCCATTAACAGAGAGAACTACATTGTAGCACAAAAATGAGAAAACGGGATAGGGAGCAAATATCATTTACGAAAGAACTTTAGATGAACTCTAGAGTTTAAATGTGGTATGAAGCCATTAAAGAATCGCTTTATCCCTCAATACGTGGCATATATGTATAGCAAAAAGGTAGACCAACTTCAATTAATTCTAGGCATAAGATATGAGCAAGCCAATTTGGGAgcctcttcttctttctttcactGTGATTTAAAGGACTGATGGAGAGAGTCCAAGAAACAAACTCTTCTCGCATTAGTAGCAGCCATAATACAGAAAAGATAAGAAGGTCTAGTATACTTGTAGTAAAAGCTCATCAAAGAACCCAGAACATAAGGAATATTTCTTatgtgttataagaaaaatcaaattatggtggatgtctactctttcttcatgatcttctcaaatgtttaatgacatattcaatgacatatttctatgcttaatgacatattcaatgacatatttttcttcacttttcatgcctatataaaggccttgtaatagataagaaaatacacacaattgaagaagaaaatctcttccttctctctatctctatttcttgttcatgttttactaaattgcttttatttcataacaacatgtcttgttcatgttttactaaattatttttattttataacacgttatcagcacgaattgcTCATTTCATGATCTTCTACGTCAAGACTATATAAATTATAAGCAGACAATGAGATCAAGTACAATGAAAAATATCTTGGATGATatacaaagataagttttacatccatctaaacccattcatattttcatatctttgcattaactttatgtgcagtatttagttaaaatatattttttcaattgtatccactgaaataaagaactgaaaaggTATGTCTTTATTTGGTACATCTCTTATAGGACAAATATACTATTCCAacgtatatatatgttctgaccttttacatactatgatagataattattaaggtaatttagtaataatatttttaccatcacatgatgtatttcattgaaagcaaaattatcaaatatgtagGCGATTTTACAGTACCTTACAAATTTGGCATTCGAATATACAATCAATATAAACTCATtatagttataatttataatagtcacagttatgcattaagccttaaatatttttgctggaaacataaggctcattcctcCGTATTGGATTTTTTTGGTGAAGTTCTTATAGTCTTTGAAATATAAGTGGTTATAGGTTATCTGCATCTTTcccctaattaatttattaaaatgtaaaagtgattgtatcatttttaaaaaaatggcatatatcctaactagaatttttgttgcagaggaactgtttcaagattgaaatagttatatatgtcttcttgaaacttaatttacttatgcctataattattaagtaataatattttaaaggctcGAGTGCGAGTCCTAGTGAATTTTGGCCTATTATGTCAAAGATTGAGGGTAAGATTATGGGTTCAAGTCCCAATGCACTATGTTGATAAAAAGACGCTGGATTCAAGTTCCAACGCATTATGGCCtagcatgcctttatatgggtaaggcattgagtttgagtcctaatgcaccatattgataataataataactaaagaaaaaaaaatatttttcatgaaaaatcattattatcttgcggaattaatttcaatgaattttattgactgaaacgaattatttatgaccagattcgaggcgtttggagaccaattcatgaggaaaggacattgcaaaataagaatttcgcggtttgaggtaagtaacaattgtaaatctagtcttgaggatatgaaaccccgaatttcgtatcattctactattttgaagtgacgtacatgctaggtgatgggcgtgtgggcgtacactgttggggatttgtgacttggtccgtcccgtagcaattgtaaagttacatactttgttgaaaccatttgattcttatatgttttagaaagaatttctataaattgggctgaatgccatgtttgagccttgcgccaatgctgtttggacccttaggggctatgtcttaccatcctctcattgttttcgattgaaaatctatactcagtcatgtttatacttgtttaccgcataactcagttttatgactctatttagatgcatataaatgttttgggccgaatgccctgttttactgaaatgcccgagtggcttgagaggtttatgactgagtgaggccgatggcctgatttgtgaggatgagtgtggatcggggctgcccgcctgtaacatactttattattatggcacgtgagttgtccgtgcagcacgtgagttgtccgtgcaacacgtgaattgtctgtgcaaattatagcgcttgggttgaaggagcccctccaaagtctgtacacacccctagtgagcgcatgtacctactgagtgcaagtgccgagtgactgggaggcatgagcgattgtgaggtatacccgagtggcaagagcgattgtgaggtatgcccgagtggcaagagtgactgtgaggtttgcccgaggggctgtatatgagtgatgttttgcccgaggggctgtttatgatttcatcatttttgctcacctttgcattgagcctttgtttgaaaaatcgttggaaaaaatatctttaaatgattttttttactggaaccgggtttaaacgaggtGATTTGATTCAaatactgatttttaaagcatgttgtactttactgagatttcatgatatgaatattatatgctttattactCGTCACTAATGctcattctttatttattattgttacttactgagttggcgtactcacgttactccttgcaccttgtgtgcagattcaggtatagctggaTACAGTAGcgattattgagtgttctggttgcagatgttttttttggagatagcaaggtaactgtttggcgatcacagcccctgctcttctccctcttatctttctctagttgtatttagctatttttcaggctgagttagccttgatattgttagacagattgtagtagatgctcatgactagtgacaccccgatgtcggacttttctttttcgcacttatgttttctttcatttgaactctttaaatggaggttttatgttaaataaccttgaaatgaaaatatcggtttgttttggaaatgagtcggcttgcctagttccacgataggcgccatcacgacagaggttagtttgggtcgtgacagattggtatcagagcctaggttacatatgtctcatgagtcatgagcgggtaTAGTAAAGTCTTTcggatctgtacggagacgtctgtacttatctttaggaggctgcagaacctttaggaaactccacattcttgaattcttgtcgtacgaatctgttgattctagtagcTGAACATCTGTTAttttgttctctcacagatggtgaggactcgtgctattGGTCAGGACGGccaaccactagtaccaccagccagggccacgagaggccgaggtcgcggtagaggctgtggtaggggcagaggtgcagcccgtacaacagctggggtagtacctgcagatccaTCAGTTGTCCCAaatcaggaccaagttccagttgttgatgcaccagctcaggcaccacccatgcctattgtgattctaggcctttaggaggccctagctcaaaTTCTGatagcgtgtactggccttgctcatgcggtctctatttcgacggccgcaaccacttctcaggccaagggaggcactcagactcccgtcgctcgcacacccgagcaggttattcagtgacttcagacaccagaggcaccaccagcccagccgattattgttgctcaggattatgtggttcctgctatgcctgaggatgatcaacgtaggttggagaggtttgggagacttcagccaccaccttttaGTGGCACAAaaagagaggatgctcaggactttttggataagtgttagaggatactccatactgctggtattttggagatttgtggggtctcattcactacctttcagttttttggggctgcactcagatggtgggagacttacgagtgACGTAGGCTTGTTGGcacaacaccccttacttggcaacagtttttcgtggtctttttggagaagttcgtgcctcgatctcgcagagaggagttgcacagacagtttgagcggcttcgccagggtgatatgtctgtgacacaatatgagatgtggttctccgagttggcgcgtcatgctatctggttggttcccactgacagagagaggatcatgaggtttattcattggcctcacttatcagctacagttgctcatgaccagggagtgGGTTTCGGGTGCTAACTTTGAtaaggttgtcgacattgctcggcagattgagatggttcgcggtcaggagagggttgagcgggaggccaagaggcctcgtggtcagggtggattcagcggtgctccttttgggggtcagttccagcatggtagaggtcgtcatttcaggcaggctcagtcagctcggccatttcatcggggtgcattatctggccatggttctcacagttctcatcagggccactcatcacttagtgcccttccagttcagagttcgccccgtgctccacctgttcagggatcttccatg
This DNA window, taken from Nicotiana tabacum cultivar K326 chromosome 4, ASM71507v2, whole genome shotgun sequence, encodes the following:
- the LOC107796025 gene encoding DEAD-box ATP-dependent RNA helicase 37 encodes the protein MRNSWADSVENTATDNVGPSGGSGASASTRRSSYVPPHLRNKPMGAEPPAPSPGGPLSGNDRSGFNGPTSGSRWGGSRPDYGRQGYSGGGRSGGGWGGRGGGWGREREVNPFGNDADVDLEQSFDQENTGINFDAYEDIPVETSGENVPPPVNTFADIDLGEAVNLNIRRCKYVKPTPVQRYAIPISLAGRDLMACAQTGSGKTAAFCFPIISGIMRGDFSQRPRGVRTVFPLALILSPTRELSMQIHEEAKKFSYQTGVRVVVAYGGAPINQQLRELERGVDILVATPGRLVDLLERAKVSLQMIRYLALDEADRMLDMGFEPQIRRIVEQMDMPRPGERQTMLFSATFPKEIQRLASDFLANYIFLAVGRVGSSTDLILQRVEFVHDGDKRSHLMDLLHAQMANGVHGKQALTLVFVETKKGADALEHWLCINGFPATAIHGDRTQQEREQALRTFKRGDTPILVATDVAARGLDIPHVSHVINFDLPNDIDDYVHRIGRTGRAGKSGLATAFFNEGNLSMAKPLADLMQEANQEVPEWLTRYASRSYGGGRNRRSGGGRFGGRDFRRDTSYNRSGGGGVSYYDGGNSSGGYGNYSGGYGPGVTSAWD